ttttaaataactttagtacttttactttacttttttttgttgttttgatgttattttgatattgtaaaattttgttattaatataatttaattctttatttagttttaatttgtttcaattttttaattttaatataattactttttattatatttttaatttatatattattttaataattattttagtcccattttttatttatttttgttttaatatttgtttttatgttttaaatgtatttgatttattatattttaaagttttttatttaataaaaaaagcaaaaaaaaatttaatatgaccgGGCCGGGTCGAGCCGGGCTCGGGCCTATCATTTTTTTCTCaggccgggcttggacaaatttccaggcccatatttcgggccaggcTGGGCCCGGGCCTTGAAAACGGGCCGAaatttttatgggcccggcccatgcacacctctatctataatcccttgggtacgatcctcggaatatttttcaagtgtttcgttgtaaacaaactatattacaatttgatctGTATGCTTGAGGACATTGctgcttaattttattttattttttatctttttgctACAATATTTCTAGTCCAAACATTGGCACATCTGGCGGCAATCAAGTTGTTAGTGTCGTTGTTGGGGATTGCAAtggtgaaattttttattaatttaattgctTTGTAAAATAATACTAGTTGAAAGATAAACGAGTTAGATagtgtgttaattttttttattttcattattttttctatttttatttatttaaatatttttagatatGTTGtcgattatttaatttaatcataaatgCAGTTGATTATGAATTTAATGATAATAGCAGTTAAGATGAGGAACACGAAATGACCACACTATGATGACATATTCGAGGAATGATTTTACGAAGAatgagagattgaggagaaccgTAGATTGCTCATTATGAAGCAGCAACACAGAAACGAAGTAATGGCTCCATTGGATGAGGTCGTGCATGGTGTTTCTAACTTGAATCGCGAAGGCCCATGTGTTGCTATCAACCATCTTGAACCAGATTGTACAAAACCATTTGATGAAAATAGTAACAAAGCATCAAATTGGATGAACAGAACCTCGACAAAAAAATGGAGTTATGCTGAAAAATACAATATGCTTGAATATTCAATTCAACAggaattgaatttaattatggATGACGATAAATATAGGTAGTTCTGTGAgcaaaatatgaaagactttTGGGTCTTTCCCGTATCGGATCCAATTATAAGTATTTCCTAGACTTGTAACCTAGTACttaataattcaatccaacccaatacatattttgtatttctcaaaataacattataaattaatttaaataaattaatttcccaattaaataattttctcaacccgattctaattttgttaaattcatgaaGACTTTACCATAAAAGAGTCTATGAgaaaatgtatttaatatttatacattcaacggattcacaatgaccaattaatttaatttcattttcgaaattcaactatttaattaatcaattaaataataatttgacagGCTATAAATTAATTTTGAGGCCATTTCCATTTAGAGAAAACCACGTTCATCTCCAAATGTTTTTCATTTCTCTAAGTttaccatttctatccatttctgtccatttgattcaacatgcaatacatttttggtttcaacgagctagcagagggaccgatTAGACATATGCGATTaaggcttaaatgatttataattaagttccaacttttagcctattaattataaactcatttactcacgaagtcattccactatagtatcgtgactgagctctccctattgacataccattacgaaagcaacttgaTCAATGCTCATGcaatgaccttgttataagtgtgttagcataataagatatccttaatctctttgagataaatccgttctcccaatatgattttattttacctcatgataaccattacatcttctttcataaaaagtcaattactatcaaatagtaatcaagttattcatcacaaagacaaatgacttgTGACCACGCTTACTTTtgatctatcatgtaatgccaatgagaagatatcatttacctgTATCTTGGGCTACgaattctactattgtgaatgatgctacatacttcAGAAGTCGTATACTCAATGCACTAGCTTTTGGTTcctatctatttgaactcagaattttacttacattaaagtatacgagtcatgcatacaaaATCTATCacccactcaggattaaggtatgctataatttgaatgtcacaagtgaataaattcataaacagatTCAAGATATATTCTTCTTTGGTTTAgtctgatgtactgtcagtctagtcagttacatctatgtctctatcttttgagaGTCATCCGCTTCGATGCCGGCCCAAAACAAGGCATCTccataattggacttgatagacggtaaattagtctttcaattggtttgctcattttcgattagactaatgacatatttaggttcatttactaatataagttgtctttctatattatgatccgaccacgtaataccacttggtattagttaaatattagacaaccaatgagctaatatttgcttctattttcctttacatgcaaaaaccacatgaggacagtatacaaagggtattaatgtaattcatgaataattttattaaccaatctgtttaaaaaattacaaatgtatatAGACGAAAATACTAAACTTAGGGCATTAGATCCAACACTATACATGACTCATATAATTTGATttaagtaaaagtctgagtttAAATAAATAAGGAATCAAAAGCTGGTGCATTGGATATATGGCTTTTGTTGTATGTAGCACCATTCACAATAATGAAATTCATAACCTaactaatgggtaaatgatatcctttcattaacattacatgataaatgaaaagtaaTCGTGGCCACGAGTCATTTATCTTTTTGGTAagtgacttgattactatttgatagtaattgacttttcatgaaggaagatgtaatggttatctTGAGATAAAATAAGGTCATATTGTAGAATGAATTTATCATagagagattaaggatatcctataagaataacacacttatgacaaggtcattagatgaGCATTGATCGAGTTGCTTTCTTAATGGTATGGTGTTGGGGAGaactcaatcacgatactataatgAAATGACTTTGCAactaagtttataattaataagcaaaaagctaaaacttaaatataaattatttgagccttaattacatatgtccaatcgttCCCttcactagctcgttgaaaccaaaaacaaattgcatgtagaaccaaatgaatagaaatagatGGAAATGTTGAAGTCAAATAAATGGGTCACATTGATAAATGGATgcgttttctcactaagtatagaTATGACTTAAGAATTAATTTAggatttttgaattattatttaattaattataattaaataagtgaagttcgaaaattcaattaaattaattagccaTTGTGAGTTtattgaatatggaaattaaatatatttcctcatggATTTTTTTACAGTAAAATTGTCATGATTTGAACgaaattcaaattgagttgagaaaattatttgagaatttaatttagttaatttgattaattaaataaataatatttatttttgaaaataaaaacaatgtattgggttagattaaattataaaatgttgagTTAAAAGTTTAGGAAGCATATATAATTGTTCCCAATATAGGAGAGGTCCATTCTACTTAAAGTagaatattattttctattaaataaatattacttGTGTTTTACTAATTCAACTAGGATTCTCTTAtattttcctataaatagatggcgaTGTGACCCTAGCTCGAGAAATTACCACCGAACCCGTTGAGCTACCACAAGGACCTATAACTCGGTCACGAGCTAAAAGGTTTCAAGATGTGTTAGCAAACTATGTTGATCGAGCTTGGGAAGAGCAAGTAGATGAATCCATTGATCATGCTTGGACCAGCACAATAGGCATCGCTTGCAATTTATTGTAAGctaaactttaatttatttaaactcatcttagttaataattgagttgctggactttattaaactcatcttagttaattattgatttgttagactttatttttattaaactctttttagttaattaattgctggaataaatgtttaaattagtttatttaattgctggaataacttattgttaaatatgtttatttacagtttattaaatcaagttaagagttaaaagtgtttatttcAGTTTATTACCTAAGCTCATTAAGTATTGTGTGTTTAATGTGTAATGTGTTTGTTAATGCTTGTAGGTGACTTTTCAGTTGAAATAAGTTATGTTCAAGGGAGCTGTTATAAAGTGTTAATGCGACTGTTACATTACTTAAAGAAGAGCATATACATCAATTAAAGAAGCTGTTACATTATTTAAAGGAGAGCATTATATGTCCTTTAAATTCAGCTGCTTATTCTTCTTCTCCAAATGCTTAAAATATCAACAAGTTGCTGGTGTCTATTCGGCTGCTCAAGAATGAAACCTAAgcattcaaattcattaaatcagCTGAATTGGAGTAATAACTCATATTGATGGTTGGAGTTGCTTAGGCTTAGACGAATTCAAGAGTTGTGTCTATTGAGTTGCCTAGAGTTGTGCTTATTGATTAAGCTTTATTTCAGCCATTAACAGCTCATTTAAGCTGATACTTGTGACTATTTGGCTAGCCTTTATCTAGTCCTATAAATATTTGTAATCAGCTCATTGTGATGGACCTTTTTTTTTTggcaaaatatatgaaaattgatatttGTGAGATTTCCAAATCTCTTTGTTCTCTTGGGACTGACTTGACTTATcgagcatagcttgtggcgtcatTTCCTTTCCATTGTtaattgaacttatcactttcgagTGTGGCAttcatatacctttggttcctatcatttttgatagtgggtcaaggtcctTTGCTGTTTTCTTAAACCGTATATTATCTAAGAACCATTTTCagactcgggtcaacaatccaatattgttggttcattctcagTCTTAGTCaaatcatcttttatttattttacctattttaccTACTACCATTGTTTGAAGccatttattctattttgtttcaattaaTCCGAAACGAACTTatccttactcaaattcacgatcgggcaacaaatacgactcaaaacatcactgAAATGAGTTCGTATCAATGGCACTGGTAGAGctatttacaaaaatttcatataagtttgaTTTATTGTTATTTTGTTAGAAAGTGGTGAGAATGTATTTTCTAATAATAAATTCTATTTGTTGGGAATTATAATTCTAGTAGTTTCTATTGAGAGAGAATTTCTTTTctattgaaagtaataaatcaTTTTTGGGTTTGTATTTAGTTCGTGATTGTTTGAGCCCACACTTAAAGCAATTCTTAGTACGAAAATGGTGGAAAAGGTTGTTCGGTTGAAAGCCAGGAACGTCTAGTATCCGTCTCATACAAAGTACAAGtatttccaaaaaaaaagtttattactataaatattataaccgactcgatttttaaatttttaaaattttcgttttGGTTGAAAACTATTTTCTAAActgaatttttccaagaagagaTTGTGGTTTCTAACCTCAATTGTTACAACTTCCATTGGTTTTCCCATTGTAGGAAGGTAAAAATGTTTtatatatcattacatgcatacttgaatattttaaaatatttttatgactaTGGTTTTAACATACACTAACTATATAGAGAGAGGCGTGAAATCCATAATACGAGTATCAAGCCAGAAACTCTTAAATTTGTCCTAATGCTCCAAATTTTTACAAAATGCAGTACTGCTTAATGGTTGATATCGTCGCCTCTTTCATTGGAAATTGATCCCAATAGACAGTCCGCATGAATATGAAGAAGCATGAGTCATATACCTTGGgagtttgataaaaaaataaaattcgaaaattTAAGTGCATCCATTGTATCAATTTCAGTGTTGTGCATATATGATGGAGATTGATATGCTGGAAGATCGTTCACTCTAACTCCGATGAAAATTGTGTTGTTTTCTTCTTCCTTAATTTCAACAAGTTCCTCGGTTTCCTCATCTTCACTATAAACTGGCGACTTTGAGTTAGGAGATTGAATTTGAGTAGAAATTGATAGTGGAACATAACTAAAACTGAATATGAATGTAAGATGTCTTGTAGTAGACTCTAATTGTATCATTGCCTTAATATAGCcatcaaatattaattaaatcataAGTCGAGTTGAAGTTTCATATTGCGCACTCACCATAGACGATATTTCTATCAAGATTCTAGATGAGCTTGGAATATTGGTTACTTTGTATTCGAGTTGAATATCATCAACTCGATGTATAGATCGAAAGTAGTATTATCATTTGACTCATGTATTGTAATCATAATTTTttacattatcatcatcttcaagAGGAATTGTTAAATATCTAACCAGATTCAGGTACATGATATATCTATACTTCAAAATTGCAATCGCAACTCTGATTTTTCTACTTACTTTTAACTTGGTTTCCTCTAAAGGGATGTTCTTCTTGAACATCATGTTCATGGGATATTGAGATTCAAAGACAACACCAATATCAGTATTATAAATTTGTCCATTAAAATTGACAAttgcaaaaatacaaaaaaaaaaaattcttgaatcGTGGTATTCACAGTAATTATCTAGCTAATAATAAAGTGATTAGGAGGATCCATTTTATAGTGTACCAACTCCCAAGTCTAATCACTCTTCAACTCGGGGTGTAGGCTAAAAGGGATAGATAGACGTCTTGACCTCCTTTGATTAAATAGAGTAATAGTAATTTTAATCCTTggtaattataaaatattcaatttaaacctTTTAAACAGTTTTTTTTAACCCCATTTATTTCAACCCCAAATACATATTGGTATCCCCAATGTTTGACCCTGGGTGTCTAGCTTAATTGGTTTAAGAAAATGATATAATTCTAGGTTTTTTATGCAACAAATATAAAAACTCAACAATTAAATTATCTCCTCCAtctaacttttaattaattactatttcAAATACTTCATAAAACCATTTGATAAAATGTATCATTAACATTAATAAcactataaaatatattattaacaacaagttttgaaaacttaataacaatatataattaatactaaaaaataataaattatttagaaatagaAAAAGCTGCACCAAGAATCTCAACTAATTTACGCTtctaattgataaatttaaaattatagtaatatatattaattaaataatgtgaTGACAGCCACCCAATTATTCTTCACTGACTCGCggattttttccttaaaaaatacaaaactaaAAAGATTATGAAATCTCAGAAAAGCCCGTGAATAGCCACAGAAACATTCTAAAATGAGCTAGTAAATTTACTAAGACATTAAGGGCAATTCCATTGCTGAATTCCTCATCAATTTCAGATCTTTTTTTAAAGCTGCTATTCCATCCTCATATCATTCCTGTAAACTTTCCCAACATGGCTTCTACAGCTGCTTTGAGATTGATTACTACTACTAAGTCGTCTTCCTCATCCAATGCTGCTTCTGTTTCTCCCTCTAGCGGTATATTCTTGGCTCCTCGAACCTTGTCATTCTCCGCTTCTGCTCTATCAGGTGATAAGCTTGTTTCCAAAACGGTTACTTCTTCCCGGCAAATGAAACGAACTCCTTTCATCGTTTCACCGAAAGCAGTTTCCGATTCTCAAAACTCTCAAACATGTTTGGACCCCGACGCTAGTAGAGTAAGCTTTATGTTTATCACTGTTTTTGACATGCTCAAAGATCtaagcttttttcttttttaaatatgcattttgatgaaaatgtgggaaattctttttgtttttggaaattttgtgatTATTATTTTGGCAGAGTGTTTTGGGGATTATTTTGGGAGGTGGAGCAGGGACAAGGCTTTACCCACTAACAAAGAAGAGAGCTAAGCCGGCTGTTCCATTAGGAGCTAATTATAGGCTAATTGATATTCCGGTTAGCAATTGCTTGAACAGTAATGTATCAAAAATCTACGTTCTCACTCAGTTCAATTCTGCTTCTCTCAATCGTCACCTTTCCCGTGCATATGCTAGTAACATGGGTGGTTACAAGAACGAAGGGTTCGTCGAAGTTCTTGCTGCTCAGCAGAGTCCTGAGAACCCCAATTGGTTCCAGGTCTGTTGTTGATTATATCACTCAAATGGCTTTTAAATTTGGTACTTCTTTGGGGTTTTGATTTGctaaaatttgagtttgaatGTACAGGGGACAGCAGATGCGGTGAGGCAGTATTTATGGTTGTTTGAGGAGCATAATGTTTTGGAATTCTTGGTTCTTGCTGGGGACCATTTGTATAGAATGGATTATGAAAAGTTTATCCAGGCGCATAGAGAGACTGATGCTGATATCACTGTAGCTGCATTGCCCATGGATGAAAAACGGGCTACTGCTTTCGGTCTGATGAAGATTGATGAAGAAGGGCGTATAATTGAATTTGCTGAGAAACCGAAAGGGGACCAACTTAAAGCTATGAAGGTAGAATCTTTATTTGGATACGAATTTCATGCTGTTATTGTTTTTCTGGTTCTGAGTTTGATGGTGTTGTTTTAGGTTGATACAACAATATTAGGTCTTGATGATGTGAGGGCAAAAGAGATGCCTTACATTGCTAGTATGGGCATATATGTTGTTAGTAAGAATGTGATGTTGGATCTTCTTAGAGAAAAGTTTCCGGGTGCCAATGATTTTGGAAGTGAAGTCATTCCCGGTGCTACTTCCATTGGGATGAGGGTAAGTATGCTTTTCATATATCCCTTCATCTGTATGGCTGTTACCTTTATCAAGCTCATTGTTAGAATTTTATGCATGATGGGATTCAACTATGTTGCCACATTGATCTTTTCTTCACTTCATGGAGAAATAGTTATTGTTTCGAGTTCTAATTGCTTTTAAATCCATGTAGGTGCAAGCTTACTTGTATGATGGCTACTGGGAGGACATTGGTACCATTGAGGCATTTTATAATGCAAATCTGGGAATTACCAAGAAGCCA
The Gossypium hirsutum isolate 1008001.06 chromosome A07, Gossypium_hirsutum_v2.1, whole genome shotgun sequence genome window above contains:
- the LOC107955363 gene encoding glucose-1-phosphate adenylyltransferase small subunit 2, chloroplastic — protein: MASTAALRLITTTKSSSSSNAASVSPSSGIFLAPRTLSFSASALSGDKLVSKTVTSSRQMKRTPFIVSPKAVSDSQNSQTCLDPDASRSVLGIILGGGAGTRLYPLTKKRAKPAVPLGANYRLIDIPVSNCLNSNVSKIYVLTQFNSASLNRHLSRAYASNMGGYKNEGFVEVLAAQQSPENPNWFQGTADAVRQYLWLFEEHNVLEFLVLAGDHLYRMDYEKFIQAHRETDADITVAALPMDEKRATAFGLMKIDEEGRIIEFAEKPKGDQLKAMKVDTTILGLDDVRAKEMPYIASMGIYVVSKNVMLDLLREKFPGANDFGSEVIPGATSIGMRVQAYLYDGYWEDIGTIEAFYNANLGITKKPVPDFSFYDRSSPIYTQPRYLPPSKMLDADVTDSVIGEGCVIKNCKIHHSVVGLRSCISEGAIIEDTLLMGADYYETDADRRFLAAKGSVPIGIGKNSHIKRAIIDKNARIGDNVKIINSDNVQEAARETDGYFIKSGIVTVLKDALIPSGTVI